A single genomic interval of Dromiciops gliroides isolate mDroGli1 chromosome 1, mDroGli1.pri, whole genome shotgun sequence harbors:
- the LOC122735307 gene encoding interferon tau-2-like: MKSWSLLPVVLVLLCSSTLCSLACDLTQGLQEDFFLLNQMSRFSLVPCLKDRTNFNFPKVAMEGSQLQRENAKVIVHEILQQIFTLFSLNATPAAWNQTQLMQLLSGLDQQMEKLESCLREDVEWEEASLGRENPSLALKSYFQGISQYLKGKEYSRCAWEIVRVEIRSVFLFMNKLTGKLRE, translated from the coding sequence ATGAAGTCCTGGAGCTTGTTGCCAGTTGTCCTGGTGCTGCTCTGCTCCAGCACCCTCTGCTCCCTGGCCTGTGACCTGACTCAGGGTTTACAGGAAGACTTCTTTCTTCTGAACCAAATGAGCAGGTTTTCCCTAGTGCCATGTCTGAAGGACAGGACTAACTTCAACTTCCCAAAGGTAGCCATGGAGGGCAGCCAACTCCAGAGGGAAAATGCCAAAGTCATTGTGCATGAGATACTCCAGCAGATCTTTACCCTCTTCAGCCTGAATGCCACTCCTGCTGCTTGGAATCAGACCCAGCTCATGCAACTGCTCAGTGGACTGGATCAGCAGATGGAAAAACTGGAGAGCTGTCTTAGAGAGGATGTGGAGTGGGAAGAGGCTTCCTTGGGAAGGGAGAACCCCAGCCTGGCCCTGAAGAGCTACTTCCAAGGAATAAGCCAGTACCTGAAGGGCAAAGAATACAGCCGCTGTGCTTGGGAGATTGTGCGGGTAGAGATCAGAAGTGTCTTTCTGTTCATGAACAAACTCACAGGAAAACTcagggaatga